From the genome of Arthrobacter alpinus, one region includes:
- a CDS encoding serine hydrolase domain-containing protein: MAPNRRHVGPAIRRLLDLAVTDGLAPAVGCAVVLGGEALPIITAGAATSDTFFDLASVTKLFSTVTALALVDAGLLTLEEPVGQVLPAYSQGAKAGVTLRQLLTHTSGLPSEWSGWQRALDEGRAFDRALLLEDLLDTALEAPPGTRFEYSCTGFNTVMVLAEAVSGQPWPALVQAMVLDRLATDGLTGTPQVERCAPTEYQPEYGRGLIQGIVHDEAAWSLGGLSGNAGMFATAAGLSIFGEALRTGLTGILSPVMAAQMWRRQLPELLGQHFNPNDPGLGQGLGVRINQQPWMGSRGTHARGHGGFTGTSLLVDRRENLTVVLLSNRVSPSRAGDDATRLRKAVSDVVYSGA; this comes from the coding sequence ATGGCGCCAAATCGCCGACACGTGGGACCAGCTATCCGGCGCCTCCTAGACCTCGCCGTCACTGACGGGCTCGCACCTGCGGTGGGCTGCGCCGTCGTACTAGGGGGCGAAGCGCTGCCCATCATCACAGCCGGTGCCGCCACCTCGGACACGTTTTTTGACTTGGCGTCTGTGACCAAGCTGTTCAGCACGGTCACGGCGCTGGCCCTCGTGGACGCCGGTTTGCTGACCCTCGAGGAACCCGTGGGGCAGGTGCTGCCGGCGTACAGTCAGGGCGCCAAGGCCGGTGTGACGTTGCGGCAGCTGCTCACCCACACCTCCGGTCTGCCGTCGGAATGGTCCGGCTGGCAACGGGCTCTGGACGAAGGGCGCGCCTTCGACCGTGCGCTGCTGCTAGAGGATCTGCTGGACACGGCGCTGGAGGCCCCACCCGGGACCCGTTTCGAGTATTCGTGTACGGGGTTCAACACCGTCATGGTACTGGCTGAAGCGGTGAGCGGGCAGCCATGGCCTGCTCTTGTCCAGGCCATGGTGTTGGACAGGCTCGCCACGGACGGCCTCACCGGCACCCCGCAGGTGGAACGTTGCGCCCCCACCGAGTACCAGCCCGAATATGGCCGCGGTCTCATCCAAGGAATTGTGCACGACGAGGCGGCGTGGTCGTTGGGCGGACTAAGCGGAAACGCCGGCATGTTTGCCACGGCGGCCGGGCTAAGCATTTTTGGTGAGGCCCTGAGGACAGGGCTAACCGGCATCCTTTCCCCCGTCATGGCTGCACAGATGTGGCGGCGCCAGCTGCCGGAACTGCTGGGCCAGCATTTCAACCCGAATGATCCAGGTTTGGGGCAGGGGTTGGGCGTGCGGATCAACCAGCAGCCGTGGATGGGCTCCCGGGGAACCCATGCACGCGGCCACGGCGGCTTCACGGGCACCTCCTTGCTGGTCGACAGGCGGGAAAATCTCACGGTTGTACTGCTGAGCAACCGGGTGTCCCCCAGCCGGGCCGGCGATGACGCAACGAGATTGCGCAAGGCAGTGTCCGACGTCGTTTATTCTGGAGCTTGA
- the murQ gene encoding N-acetylmuramic acid 6-phosphate etherase: protein MSTSESIAAIRTELGTLTTESSNSRYPDLGALNTGELVAAMNSEDALVPSAIETALPTIAGIIDEIARRMHDGGRLIYVGAGTPGRMGILDASECPPTFGTDPSLVVGVIAGGTKAVNQAVENAEDSEAAGAADMAALNLNGNDSVIGIAASGRTPYVIAAINAARARGAFTVGFSCNNNSPLGAAAHTSLEIEVGPEFLTGSTRLKSGTCQKLVLNMISTIVMVRLGKTYKNFMVDLRATNDKLRARSERTLMRATGCDAGTAANTLLETDGHVKAAILAIMAGIPANAAAALLEQNHGFLPAAISAGTP, encoded by the coding sequence TTGTCCACTTCTGAGTCCATTGCCGCCATTCGCACCGAACTGGGCACCCTCACCACCGAGTCCTCCAACAGCCGATACCCGGACCTGGGCGCCCTTAATACCGGGGAGCTGGTGGCGGCCATGAACAGCGAGGACGCACTGGTGCCCTCCGCCATTGAGACGGCGCTGCCCACCATTGCCGGCATCATCGATGAGATTGCCCGGCGCATGCACGACGGCGGCCGGCTCATCTATGTGGGCGCCGGCACCCCCGGCCGTATGGGCATCCTGGACGCCAGCGAATGTCCTCCTACCTTCGGCACCGACCCGTCACTGGTGGTGGGGGTCATCGCCGGCGGCACCAAGGCAGTCAACCAGGCGGTGGAAAACGCCGAGGATAGCGAGGCCGCCGGCGCAGCCGACATGGCGGCCCTTAATCTCAACGGCAACGACTCCGTGATCGGCATCGCCGCCTCGGGCCGCACGCCGTACGTGATCGCCGCCATCAACGCTGCCCGGGCCCGAGGCGCCTTCACCGTCGGCTTCTCATGCAACAACAACTCCCCACTGGGTGCAGCCGCGCACACTTCCTTGGAGATTGAGGTAGGCCCCGAGTTCCTCACCGGTTCAACCAGGCTGAAGTCTGGCACCTGCCAAAAACTGGTCCTCAACATGATCAGCACCATCGTCATGGTTCGCCTAGGCAAGACCTATAAGAACTTCATGGTTGACCTGCGCGCCACCAACGACAAGCTGCGGGCTCGCAGCGAACGCACCCTGATGCGGGCCACCGGCTGCGACGCAGGCACCGCCGCCAACACACTCCTCGAGACCGACGGTCACGTCAAAGCGGCGATCCTGGCGATTATGGCGGGGATCCCCGCCAACGCTGCCGCGGCCCTGCTGGAGCAAAACCACGGTTTCCTGCCGGCCGCCATCAGCGCCGGCACCCCTTAA
- a CDS encoding NADP-dependent isocitrate dehydrogenase, with protein sequence MAKIIYTHTDEAPMLATYSLLPIVEAFASTAGVDIETRDISLSARIISVFGDYLAEDQRIADALAELGALAKDPDANIVKLPNVSASIPQLKTAIAELQGQGYALPSYPDDPSTDEEKNVRARYDKIKGSAVNPVLREGNSDRRAPLSVKNYARANPHTMGAWSADSKTNVATMSNGDFRHNEKSVVIAADCMIKIQFVAADGTVTVLKDAFAVLADEVVDGTVMRAAALDEFLTAQVARAKAEGVLLSAHLKATMMKVSDPIIFGHVVKAYFPELFANYGDALAAAGLSPANGLASILNGLDALPAEVREGIEAAIKKGYDDGPALAMVDSDKGITNLHVPSDVIVDASMPAMIRTSGHMWGADNQEHDTLAVLPDSSYAGVYQVTIDDCRKHGAFDPTTMGTVPNVGLMAQAAEEYGSHDKTFELSEAGTVQIVNSAGEVLIEHNVDTGDIWRACQVKDIPVRDWVKLAVTRARASMTPAIFWLDETRAHDANLITKVTEYLKDYDTQGLDIRIMSPEEATAFTLERIRRGEDTISVTGNVLRDYLTDLFPILELGTSAKMLSIVPLIAGGGLFETGAGGSAPKHVQQLIKENHLRWDSLGEFLALAVSFEHLAVTKGNARAQILADTLDRATGTFLLENKSPKRRVGEIDNRGSHFHLAKFWAQELAAQNDDAQLATAFASVAKELTDNEDVIIGELAAVQGSPVDLGGYYHPDEAKVAAIMRPSVTLNKIIATL encoded by the coding sequence ATGGCAAAGATTATCTACACCCACACCGACGAAGCGCCCATGTTGGCGACCTATTCATTGCTCCCGATCGTTGAGGCCTTCGCCTCCACGGCAGGCGTTGACATCGAGACTCGCGACATTTCGCTGTCCGCCCGCATCATCTCCGTCTTTGGCGACTACCTCGCCGAGGACCAGCGCATCGCAGACGCACTCGCCGAACTCGGCGCACTGGCCAAGGATCCCGACGCCAACATCGTCAAGCTGCCCAACGTCAGCGCCTCCATCCCTCAGCTCAAGACGGCCATCGCCGAACTACAAGGCCAGGGCTACGCGCTTCCGAGCTACCCGGATGACCCCTCCACTGACGAGGAAAAAAACGTTCGCGCCCGCTACGACAAGATCAAGGGCAGCGCCGTGAACCCGGTGCTGCGCGAAGGCAACTCGGACCGCCGTGCGCCCCTGTCAGTGAAGAATTACGCCCGCGCCAACCCGCACACCATGGGCGCCTGGTCCGCTGACTCCAAGACCAATGTCGCCACCATGAGCAACGGCGACTTCCGCCACAACGAGAAGTCCGTGGTCATCGCCGCCGATTGCATGATCAAGATCCAGTTTGTTGCCGCCGACGGCACGGTCACAGTGTTGAAGGACGCCTTCGCAGTGCTGGCAGATGAGGTCGTGGACGGCACCGTCATGCGTGCTGCCGCCCTGGATGAGTTCCTCACCGCCCAGGTGGCCCGCGCCAAGGCAGAAGGCGTCCTGCTCTCCGCGCACCTGAAGGCCACCATGATGAAGGTCTCGGACCCCATCATCTTCGGCCACGTCGTCAAGGCGTACTTCCCGGAACTGTTCGCCAACTACGGCGACGCACTGGCCGCCGCCGGCCTGAGCCCGGCCAACGGCCTGGCGTCCATCCTCAACGGCCTGGACGCCCTGCCTGCAGAGGTTCGCGAGGGCATCGAAGCCGCCATCAAGAAGGGATACGACGACGGTCCCGCCTTGGCAATGGTCGATTCCGATAAGGGCATCACCAACCTGCACGTACCCTCCGACGTGATCGTGGACGCCTCCATGCCGGCCATGATCCGCACCTCCGGCCACATGTGGGGCGCGGACAACCAGGAGCATGACACCCTGGCCGTCCTGCCGGACAGCAGCTACGCCGGCGTCTACCAGGTGACCATTGATGACTGCCGCAAGCACGGCGCGTTCGATCCGACCACCATGGGCACCGTCCCGAACGTGGGCCTCATGGCCCAGGCCGCCGAGGAATACGGCAGCCACGACAAGACCTTCGAGCTCAGCGAAGCCGGCACCGTGCAGATCGTCAACAGCGCCGGCGAGGTCCTGATCGAGCACAACGTCGACACCGGTGACATTTGGCGCGCCTGCCAGGTCAAGGACATCCCCGTCCGCGACTGGGTCAAGCTGGCGGTCACCCGTGCCCGCGCCTCCATGACTCCGGCCATATTCTGGCTGGATGAGACGCGCGCCCACGACGCGAATTTGATCACCAAGGTCACCGAATACTTGAAGGACTACGACACGCAGGGCCTGGACATTCGCATCATGTCCCCGGAAGAGGCAACCGCCTTCACCCTGGAGCGCATCCGCCGCGGCGAAGACACCATCTCCGTCACCGGCAACGTGCTCCGCGACTACCTCACGGACCTGTTCCCGATCCTGGAACTGGGCACCAGCGCCAAGATGCTCTCGATCGTGCCGCTAATCGCCGGAGGAGGCTTGTTTGAGACCGGCGCCGGTGGTTCTGCCCCGAAGCATGTGCAGCAGTTGATCAAGGAAAACCACCTCCGTTGGGATTCCCTAGGAGAGTTCCTGGCCCTGGCCGTGAGCTTCGAGCACCTTGCCGTCACCAAGGGCAACGCCCGCGCGCAGATCCTTGCCGACACCCTGGACCGCGCCACCGGTACGTTCCTGTTGGAGAACAAGTCCCCCAAGCGCAGGGTCGGCGAGATCGACAACCGCGGCAGCCACTTCCATCTCGCCAAGTTCTGGGCACAGGAATTGGCCGCCCAGAACGACGACGCGCAGCTGGCTACGGCGTTTGCCTCCGTGGCCAAGGAGCTCACTGACAACGAGGATGTCATCATTGGTGAGCTCGCCGCTGTTCAGGGCTCCCCGGTCGACCTGGGCGGCTACTACCACCCGGATGAGGCCAAAGTTGCCGCCATCATGCGCCCGTCGGTGACGCTGAACAAGATTATCGCCACACTGTAA
- a CDS encoding branched-chain amino acid ABC transporter permease, protein MLSTVLTAIPADSDWINFDVPSLIQNFWSATFDGLTFGAIYALVALGYTLVYGVLNLINFAHSEVFIMGCYAVFFTLSFLGFGPSAPNLSMGAIILNLLLALLAAVVASALTALVVERLAYRPLRKRNAPRLAYLITAIGASFTIQYLLFLRSPLPEPALTMFIPTPVFDVFGTIVDSQQIIIVVAAVIMMVVVDQFIRRSRTGRGIRAVAQDPDTATLMGVNKEKIIVTTFVIGGILAGAAALFYVMKIPSGVQYNGGFILGIKAFAAAVLGGIGNVRGALLGGLLLGLIGNYGQILLGSSQWTDVVAFVVLVLVLLIRPEGILGTSLGRSKA, encoded by the coding sequence ATGCTCTCCACAGTACTGACAGCAATCCCGGCAGACAGCGACTGGATCAACTTCGACGTTCCCTCGCTCATCCAAAACTTTTGGAGCGCCACCTTCGACGGACTCACCTTCGGCGCCATCTACGCGCTGGTGGCCCTCGGCTACACGCTGGTGTACGGCGTTTTGAACTTGATCAACTTTGCCCACTCCGAAGTTTTCATCATGGGCTGCTATGCCGTCTTCTTCACCCTCAGTTTCTTGGGCTTTGGCCCATCGGCGCCTAACCTCAGCATGGGTGCCATCATTTTGAACCTGCTACTGGCACTCTTAGCAGCAGTGGTGGCGTCGGCTTTGACCGCGCTGGTTGTGGAACGGTTAGCCTACCGGCCGTTGCGCAAACGCAACGCCCCGCGCCTGGCCTACTTGATCACCGCCATCGGCGCCTCTTTCACCATCCAGTACCTGCTCTTCCTCAGAAGCCCGCTTCCCGAGCCGGCTCTGACCATGTTTATCCCGACGCCGGTCTTTGACGTGTTCGGCACCATCGTCGATTCGCAGCAGATCATCATTGTGGTGGCCGCCGTCATCATGATGGTGGTGGTGGACCAGTTCATCCGCCGCTCCCGGACAGGGCGTGGCATCCGAGCCGTGGCCCAAGACCCGGACACGGCAACGCTGATGGGTGTGAATAAGGAAAAGATCATTGTCACAACCTTCGTGATCGGCGGTATCCTGGCCGGTGCCGCCGCATTGTTCTACGTTATGAAAATCCCCTCCGGGGTGCAGTACAACGGAGGTTTCATTCTCGGTATTAAGGCCTTCGCGGCCGCCGTCCTCGGCGGCATCGGCAACGTCCGCGGCGCACTTCTTGGCGGTTTGCTGTTGGGTCTGATCGGCAACTATGGCCAGATTCTGCTGGGCAGTTCACAATGGACTGACGTCGTGGCGTTCGTGGTGCTGGTACTGGTGCTATTGATCCGTCCCGAAGGCATCCTGGGCACTTCCCTGGGAAGGAGCAAGGCATGA
- a CDS encoding ferritin: MKLTGKLEQAINDQVTMEIEAAVVYRQLSIEMDVQNLPGISRWFLAQSDEELVHAQKFITHMSDRDAHPRIAAIPAPGLEISTVLDAFKASLAHEQKVSESIRALYRMAQAEGDIDSIPLLNWFVSEQLEEEATVAEIIGRVKLIGEDGNGLLRLDTELGARIPGPAQ, from the coding sequence ATGAAACTCACCGGAAAATTGGAACAAGCCATCAACGACCAAGTGACCATGGAAATCGAGGCGGCCGTTGTCTACCGCCAGCTGTCCATTGAAATGGACGTCCAAAATCTGCCCGGAATTTCACGATGGTTCCTGGCGCAGTCCGACGAGGAACTGGTGCACGCCCAGAAGTTCATCACCCACATGAGCGACCGAGACGCCCACCCCCGGATTGCGGCCATACCGGCCCCGGGGTTGGAGATCAGCACCGTCCTGGATGCTTTCAAGGCCTCGCTGGCGCATGAGCAGAAGGTGTCAGAGTCCATCCGCGCCCTGTACCGGATGGCCCAGGCCGAGGGGGACATCGACTCGATCCCACTGCTGAACTGGTTTGTCAGCGAACAGTTGGAAGAGGAGGCCACCGTGGCCGAGATCATTGGCCGCGTGAAGCTGATCGGCGAGGACGGCAACGGCCTGCTGCGCCTTGATACGGAGTTGGGCGCCCGGATTCCCGGCCCGGCCCAGTAA
- a CDS encoding glycoside hydrolase family 3 protein, translated as MSTRDLNHSPTTAAELRGLVNAVILPGFVGTTVPGWLAGALKNGLAGVVYFAHNIDPDAPGQVAALSAGIRAANPNAVIGVDEEGGNVTRLQAREGSSIPGAAVLGALDELSTTAAAGRAIGRLCREAGVNLTIAPVADVNTNPLNPVIGVRAFGADTALVSAHTVAAVQGIQAMRVGACAKHFPGHGDTVADSHMDAARVELSMADMREHHLPPFQAAADAGVAAMMSAHIIIPELGEAPATLNPLAGALLRDMGFDGLLITDALDMAAVRATVGPGEGGVLALLAGSDLLCVGNPLNAYTSGRDDASCYTEVYDALLAAAESGRLPVEVLRRAGARVATFVQWSQQEPAAPLPVTEPDWVEVAARACRVDQGAAVLTDSEAVVTLIDARTGHNMAAGPTENFLASALMDWHEVQEVAAAAVDAQALAELAGTEESLGEPVLVLVDCLSSPEQRATLAAVAAVAPHAVCINAGLAPAAGTPSATALATIHCHGFSRVSAAAVVRLLTP; from the coding sequence ATGAGCACACGTGATCTGAACCACTCCCCCACAACCGCCGCCGAGCTGCGCGGGCTGGTCAACGCCGTTATTTTGCCCGGATTTGTGGGAACGACGGTACCTGGCTGGTTGGCGGGCGCCCTCAAAAACGGTTTAGCCGGCGTCGTATATTTTGCCCACAACATTGACCCGGACGCGCCCGGCCAGGTGGCTGCACTGTCCGCCGGGATCCGTGCCGCCAACCCCAACGCCGTGATTGGGGTCGATGAGGAGGGCGGAAATGTCACCCGCCTGCAGGCCCGCGAGGGCTCCAGCATCCCCGGCGCCGCGGTTTTGGGGGCACTGGATGAACTGTCGACGACGGCCGCTGCGGGCCGTGCGATCGGGCGCCTGTGCAGGGAGGCGGGGGTGAACCTGACCATTGCGCCGGTGGCGGATGTGAACACAAACCCGCTCAATCCCGTCATCGGTGTCCGGGCGTTCGGCGCCGACACGGCGCTGGTCAGCGCCCATACGGTGGCCGCTGTCCAAGGCATTCAGGCGATGCGGGTCGGTGCCTGCGCCAAGCACTTCCCCGGACACGGGGACACCGTGGCCGATTCACACATGGATGCGGCCCGGGTGGAGCTTTCCATGGCGGACATGCGCGAACACCACCTGCCCCCGTTCCAGGCCGCCGCGGATGCCGGCGTCGCCGCCATGATGAGCGCCCACATCATCATCCCGGAACTGGGTGAGGCCCCCGCGACGCTGAATCCGCTGGCGGGGGCGCTGCTGCGCGACATGGGCTTCGACGGGCTGCTGATCACCGACGCCCTGGACATGGCCGCCGTGCGGGCCACGGTGGGCCCGGGCGAAGGCGGCGTGCTGGCCCTGCTGGCGGGCTCGGACCTGTTGTGCGTGGGCAACCCGCTGAACGCTTACACCTCCGGCCGGGACGACGCGTCCTGCTACACGGAGGTGTATGACGCCTTGCTGGCGGCCGCGGAGTCGGGTCGCTTGCCCGTGGAGGTGCTGCGCCGGGCGGGCGCACGGGTGGCAACGTTTGTGCAGTGGTCCCAGCAGGAACCGGCCGCGCCCCTCCCCGTGACGGAGCCGGACTGGGTTGAGGTCGCTGCCCGGGCCTGCCGCGTGGATCAGGGCGCGGCAGTCCTTACCGACTCGGAGGCCGTGGTTACCCTGATCGACGCCAGGACGGGCCACAACATGGCCGCCGGGCCCACCGAAAATTTCCTCGCCTCGGCCCTGATGGACTGGCACGAGGTTCAGGAGGTGGCCGCGGCCGCCGTTGACGCTCAAGCCCTGGCGGAGCTGGCGGGCACAGAGGAGTCCTTGGGCGAACCTGTGCTGGTGCTTGTCGACTGCCTGTCGAGCCCGGAACAGCGGGCTACCCTGGCTGCTGTGGCCGCGGTGGCCCCGCACGCCGTGTGCATCAACGCCGGGCTGGCACCCGCCGCTGGCACGCCGTCCGCCACGGCACTGGCAACCATCCACTGCCACGGCTTTAGCCGGGTCAGCGCCGCCGCTGTGGTGCGCCTGCTGACACCGTAA
- the purH gene encoding bifunctional phosphoribosylaminoimidazolecarboxamide formyltransferase/IMP cyclohydrolase codes for MTSVPLNRVPIRRALISVYDKTGLEELAIGLHAAGVAIVSTGSTAAKIAAAGVPVTEVSEVTGFPEALDGRVKTLHPLVHAGILADRRLPDHVRQLEEMNVEPFDLVVVNLYPFVDTVNSGASQDAVVEQIDIGGPSMVRAAAKNHPSVAVVVDPAKYGEVIAAAAAGGFELVARQRLAAAAFAHTAAYDNAVAAWTSAQFLDVDGDGIIDWPSYAGYSLERSEVLRYGENPHQQAALYVDKAAPAGIAQADQLHGKAMSYNNFVDADAALRAAFDFAEPAVAVVKHANPCGVAVASPDAVDPIADAHAKAHACDPLSAFGGVIAANRTVTAAMARTVAGIFTEVVIAPDFEPEAVQILSAKKNIRLLALPEGYGRYPAEVRQVSGGMLVQMADKIDADGDNPANWTLAAGPAADAATLADLAFAWTAVRAAKSNAILLANNGAAVGIGMGQVNRVDSCKLAVERANTLGVSVESDVDAAGGASGATGVSVLRSIGAVASSDAFFPFADGLAILLDAGVRAVVQPGGSVRDDEVIAAANAAGITMYFTGARHFFH; via the coding sequence GTGACCAGCGTTCCGCTTAACCGTGTTCCCATCCGCCGGGCTTTGATCTCGGTCTATGACAAGACCGGTTTGGAGGAGCTCGCCATCGGCCTGCACGCCGCCGGTGTTGCCATTGTTTCCACCGGCTCCACAGCCGCCAAGATTGCCGCGGCCGGCGTTCCCGTAACCGAAGTTTCCGAGGTAACAGGTTTCCCCGAAGCTCTGGACGGCCGTGTCAAGACTTTGCACCCGCTGGTCCACGCCGGCATCCTGGCCGACCGCCGCCTGCCGGACCACGTGCGCCAGCTCGAAGAGATGAACGTTGAGCCCTTCGACCTGGTGGTGGTGAACCTGTACCCGTTCGTGGACACCGTCAATTCCGGTGCCAGCCAGGACGCCGTGGTTGAGCAGATCGACATTGGCGGCCCCTCCATGGTGCGCGCCGCAGCCAAGAACCACCCCTCCGTTGCCGTGGTTGTTGACCCGGCCAAGTACGGCGAGGTCATTGCCGCTGCTGCCGCCGGCGGCTTTGAGCTCGTGGCCCGCCAGCGCCTGGCCGCCGCCGCGTTCGCCCACACCGCTGCCTACGACAACGCCGTGGCTGCGTGGACTTCCGCGCAGTTCCTGGACGTTGACGGTGACGGAATCATCGACTGGCCCTCCTACGCCGGCTACTCCCTGGAACGCTCGGAAGTGTTGCGCTACGGCGAAAACCCGCACCAGCAGGCAGCCCTGTACGTGGACAAGGCCGCCCCGGCAGGTATTGCCCAGGCCGACCAGCTGCACGGCAAAGCTATGAGCTACAACAACTTCGTCGACGCGGACGCCGCCTTGCGCGCCGCCTTCGACTTTGCCGAACCCGCCGTGGCCGTGGTCAAGCACGCCAACCCTTGCGGTGTGGCGGTAGCCTCCCCGGACGCCGTCGACCCCATCGCCGACGCCCACGCCAAGGCCCATGCCTGCGACCCACTCTCCGCTTTCGGCGGCGTCATTGCGGCTAACCGCACCGTCACCGCCGCCATGGCCCGCACCGTTGCAGGGATCTTTACCGAAGTTGTCATTGCCCCCGACTTCGAGCCCGAAGCCGTACAGATCCTGTCCGCGAAGAAGAACATCCGCCTGCTGGCCCTGCCGGAGGGCTACGGACGCTACCCGGCCGAGGTTCGCCAGGTCTCCGGCGGCATGCTGGTGCAGATGGCCGACAAGATCGACGCCGATGGAGACAACCCGGCCAACTGGACGCTCGCCGCCGGCCCTGCCGCCGATGCCGCCACACTTGCGGATCTCGCCTTCGCCTGGACCGCTGTCCGTGCCGCCAAGTCCAACGCGATCCTGCTCGCCAATAACGGTGCCGCCGTGGGTATTGGTATGGGCCAGGTCAACCGCGTGGATTCCTGTAAGCTCGCCGTCGAACGCGCCAACACCCTGGGCGTTTCGGTTGAGTCTGACGTTGACGCTGCTGGCGGAGCCTCGGGTGCCACCGGCGTTTCGGTGCTGCGCTCCATCGGGGCCGTGGCCTCCTCGGATGCGTTCTTCCCCTTCGCCGACGGCCTGGCAATCCTGCTCGACGCCGGCGTTCGCGCCGTGGTTCAGCCCGGCGGTTCCGTCCGCGACGACGAGGTCATTGCCGCGGCAAACGCTGCCGGCATCACCATGTACTTCACCGGTGCGCGCCACTTCTTCCACTAG
- a CDS encoding branched-chain amino acid ABC transporter substrate-binding protein has product MTTIATVATLGLLLGGCANQAAAPGSTSTGAGGGSGLNLDIPVLTSIETPKDAVLPAGDGKAVCPASTTLAYIGAETGANAQLGINIFNGVQLAINEHNKSNPGCQVAFKKFDTEGDPTKATGPVTQATKEDGIIGVIGLPFSGESKATGNIFEQVKLVHITPAATNPGLTTNGWTTFFRGLGNDAVQGPAAATFMTKTMGAKKVYLVQDDSDYGIGLGATTTKGLGDALIGSDKVTTGQKDFSATISKIINSKADAVFYSGYYAEGAPFDQQLVAKGFKGAFVGPDGLKDDQFIKQAGDASANAFFTCPCIPGELIPTFASAYTALTNAAPGTYSIEGYDAATVLLSGIDKGNQDRAKLLDWVKNYDASGLSKHYKWDDKGELQAPAVYGYRVKDSKIVPIGAIG; this is encoded by the coding sequence ATGACCACGATTGCGACCGTAGCGACTCTCGGTCTGCTCCTTGGTGGGTGCGCGAATCAGGCAGCCGCGCCCGGCTCCACCAGCACCGGCGCGGGCGGTGGATCGGGCCTGAATCTTGATATTCCGGTGCTGACGTCCATCGAGACTCCCAAGGACGCGGTGCTGCCGGCAGGCGACGGCAAGGCTGTCTGCCCGGCGTCGACCACCTTGGCCTATATTGGTGCAGAAACCGGCGCAAACGCCCAGCTCGGCATCAACATCTTCAACGGGGTCCAGCTCGCCATCAACGAGCACAACAAGTCCAACCCCGGATGTCAGGTGGCGTTCAAGAAGTTTGACACCGAAGGTGATCCCACCAAGGCCACGGGCCCGGTAACACAGGCAACCAAGGAAGACGGCATCATCGGTGTGATCGGTTTGCCGTTCTCCGGTGAGTCGAAGGCCACCGGCAATATCTTCGAACAGGTCAAACTCGTCCACATCACCCCCGCTGCAACTAACCCGGGCCTGACCACAAACGGCTGGACCACGTTCTTCCGTGGCCTGGGCAATGACGCCGTGCAGGGACCCGCAGCCGCCACGTTCATGACTAAGACGATGGGGGCCAAGAAGGTCTACCTGGTACAGGATGACTCGGACTACGGGATTGGTTTGGGGGCTACCACCACCAAGGGTTTGGGTGACGCCTTGATCGGCTCCGACAAGGTCACCACCGGGCAGAAGGACTTCTCGGCCACGATCTCCAAAATCATCAACTCCAAGGCCGACGCGGTGTTCTACTCCGGCTACTACGCCGAAGGCGCACCGTTTGACCAGCAGTTGGTAGCCAAGGGCTTCAAGGGCGCGTTTGTGGGCCCCGATGGCTTGAAGGATGACCAGTTCATCAAGCAGGCAGGCGATGCGTCAGCGAACGCCTTCTTCACCTGCCCGTGCATCCCCGGTGAATTGATCCCCACGTTCGCCTCCGCGTACACCGCATTGACGAACGCAGCTCCCGGCACGTACTCCATTGAAGGTTACGACGCGGCCACCGTGCTGTTGTCAGGCATTGACAAAGGAAACCAGGACCGTGCGAAGTTGCTTGACTGGGTCAAGAACTACGACGCATCCGGTTTGAGCAAGCACTACAAGTGGGACGACAAGGGCGAGCTTCAGGCCCCGGCCGTCTACGGTTACCGTGTCAAGGACAGCAAGATCGTTCCCATCGGCGCCATCGGATAG